TAACTGCCTTTTAGACACTGGTTCACAGGTGACAACTATCCCAGTTTCTTTCTATAATGATAAGCTAAGCCACCAACCTGTAATGCCTCTGGATAATTTGTTACAGGTTGAAGGTGCTGCTGGACAGTCTGTTCCGTATCTGGGGTACGTGGAGCTGGTCATCACATTCCCTGAAGATTTCATAGGAGTAAACACAGAGGTACCAACTCTCGCTCTGGTGGTCCCAGATACTAGTCCTGATAGGCCATCTGATGTACTTATTGGCATGAACACACTAGAGCCACTGTATGAACAACATCTTAGCGGTAACCATGTACAATTCCAACCCATGGCCCAAGGATATCGAGCGGTCCTGAAACTGCTACAGTTAAAACACCAGCAAAATCAATCAGGAAATGCAGGAACTGTCAGGCTATTAAGCACCACTCCAGTCCTTATTTCACCTGGTCAAACTATTGTCTTGGAGGGTTCTGTTAAAAACACCCCTCCATCTGCAGATAAGTGGGCCATTGTTGAACACCCTAGCTCACCTTTACCAGGGGGCTTATGTGTTCAGAGTTGTCTAATTACATTGCCACGGCATCCACCATATAAAGTCCCAGTGATCATGAAGAATGAATCAGAGCAAGAGGTGTCTATATCACCATTAACTATTATTGCAGACATTGGGTCGGCACCTACTGTTTTGTCACAACAAATCACATCTCAAACCTCACAACGAACCACTTTGGAGTTTAACTTTGGAGACTCTCCTATTCCACCTGAGTGGAAAGAACATATTATCAACAAAATGAACAGCATGCCTGAAGTATTTTCTCATCATGATATGGATTTTGGCTGTACAGATGCAGTTAAACATACCATTAAACTTAATGAGGAAACGCCTTTTAAACACAGAGCAAGGCCAATCCATCCCCAAGATCTGGAGGCAGTCCGTGAACATCTTAGAGATCTGTTTGGAGCTGGCATCATAAGAGAGTCTAAATCACCATTTTCCTCTCCAATAGTTGTGGTTCGGAAACGTAATGGTTCCGTCCGGCTATGCATAGATTACAGGAAACTGAATCTGCAAACTATCAAAGACGCATATGCCCTTCCTAATTTGGAAGAATCTTTTTGTGCTTTGACAGGATCCAAATGGTTCACTGTATTGGATTTAAAATCTGGCTATTATCAAATAGAGATGGCAGAAGAAGATAAGGCTAAAACAGCTTTTGTAACTCCCCTTGGATTTTGGGAGTGGAACAGGATGCCGCAAGGAATTACAAATGCACCTAGCACGTTTCAGCGGCTAATGGAGAGATGCATGGGAGATCTGCATCTTAAAGAAGTCCTTGTCTTCCtcgatgacatcatcatcttctCTGCCACTCTGGAAGAGCATGAGGAACGGTTGCTGCGTGTGCTCTCCCGGTTGAAGCAGTTTGGACTAAAGCTCTCTCCAgagaaatgtaagttttttcAGTCATCTGTACGTTATTTGGGACACATTATCTCTGAAAAAGGAGTTGAAACTGATCCAGAAAAGATTGATTCTTTAAAATCCTGGCCAGTCCCCCGCAACCTTAAAGAGTTGCGATCTTTTCTGGGTTTTGCTGGATATTACCGAAGATTTATTAAAGACTATGCCGCTATTGTCAAACCACTTAATGAATTAACCCGTGGTTATCCTCCTGCCCGCAGTCCTGCAAAGCTGAAGAATCCAGAAGGAAAGTATTCGGATCC
This genomic window from Xiphophorus couchianus chromosome 24, X_couchianus-1.0, whole genome shotgun sequence contains:
- the LOC114140802 gene encoding uncharacterized protein LOC114140802 isoform X1, translating into MDEFQNLDVKIPNSVLVEGISGEDDKEEVFDFLKQYGKITKTEIISEADSEFEGQLVVEFSSGTVVAELRSILPYAFKSAEKSDTFFISELAVVYAEHVARNKTNSYLLELQKLAKHSGVNFAEVLKSTMTQIGQSVAELHSAAKMEDPDEKSEVTAASADPTMKKEPTLSTTADPKVPRLRSEQQSTSRQKPSLHDGDIQPLEVQRYVVEHIMKTEESAYHLQRLRVFSGRLPRPAHEADYETWHSGVDLLLKDPSVSELQRSRRIVESLLPPAADMLKHLSSDTPPTVYLNILDSAYGTVQDGEELFAKFMDTFQDAGEKPSSYLQRLQVEGAAGQSVPYLGYVELVITFPEDFIGVNTEVPTLALVVPDTSPDRPSDVLIGMNTLEPLYEQHLSGNHVQFQPMAQGYRAVLKLLQLKHQQNQSGNAGTVRLLSTTPVLISPGQTIVLEGSVKNTPPSADKWAIVEHPSSPLPGGLCVQSCLITLPRHPPYKVPVIMKNESEQEVSISPLTIIADIGSAPTVLSQQITSQTSQRTTLEFNFGDSPIPPEWKEHIINKMNSMPEVFSHHDMDFGCTDAVKHTIKLNEETPFKHRARPIHPQDLEAVREHLRDLFGAGIIRESKSPFSSPIVVVRKRNGSVRLCIDYRKLNLQTIKDAYALPNLEESFCALTGSKWFTVLDLKSGYYQIEMAEEDKAKTAFVTPLGFWEWNRMPQGITNAPSTFQRLMERCMGDLHLKEVLVFLDDIIIFSATLEEHEERLLRVLSRLKQFGLKLSPEKFLQS